A portion of the Adhaeribacter radiodurans genome contains these proteins:
- a CDS encoding DUF4082 domain-containing protein yields the protein MNTTLTCKSLLLAGECTKGESCINSAKAFLKNYSSGNAAFVFLVILSLLLSLGTFKLSAQNAIVTENAKSGNPSSEWQISGAGDMSIQGFATDISYNKGTTARFKIKTNARAYTVKIYRLGYYQGNGARLQGTATVTATLPQTQPSCSTNSSTGLLDCGNWATSAQWVIPSNAVSGVYIAKLTRTDTQGSSHIVFIVRDDASTSNLLFQTSDATWQAYNIYGDNNNGRSLYTGTGGKAVKVSYNRPFVTRSGGGGGGAEEDWIFNAEYPMIRWIESNGYDVSYTTDVDSDRRGNLIANHKVFMSVGHDEYWSGAQRANVTAARNSGTNLAFFSGNEVYWKTRWENSIDGSGTSHRTLVCYKEGTQGENVCGNNCDPSPEWTGLWRSGCEIVTGSQINDGCHPENALTGQISWAENTAALTVPSTFKTFRFWRNTSVASLENGQTATLTNGIIGYEWDSEQEAYRSSYPAGRVVLSRTVINSQVHNCSLYRHSNGALIFGAGTVQYSWGLDSNHDRGSAAPSRALQQATVNLFADMGAQPGSLQTGLVTATASTDTQAPVTTILSPAEGASLPAGTAVTISGTATDANVVAGVEVSTDGGTTWRLANGTTNWTFSWTPTLQGPTTIKSRAFDDLGNMSSPITRNVTIIGGSTSCPCTVFQASEVPTGSLQVDNPVTLGMKFRSSSSGSITGVRFYKQSGNNGTHRGLLYSSTGTLLAEAPFTSETATGWQQVPFPAAVAITANTTYIVAFHSSGGTYSETNDYFTTAKTNGPLTGLANGTDGPNGVYGYGSSPAFPGSTYQATNYWVDVVFNNGAPPSNPAPTVAITSPANGATFTAPASITINANAADTSPGTVSKVDFYNGTTLLGTDVSSPYSFAWSNVAAGTYSLTARATDNGGTTTTSAAVSITVNGSNPPSTCPCTVFRPTDVPGGTIQNDGQSVQLGMKFRSSVNGNVTAVRFYKQTGNTGTHIGQLYSSTGTLLAQATFINETASGWQEVNFSSPVSITANTTYVITYHSSEGHYSVNDFGFTSSIVNGPLTGLQNGFDGRNGVYLYTATPAYPTENYEASNYYVDAVFNTVSSAASTASRLNIATPEVGAQVKLTQAEGMMVYPNPVTHKAKVQFVLVEGGAYTLDLYDAQGRLVKVLRQGKVNAGELNIIEVDGAKLAKGLYLVRLQTNTGAQTAKLLLDR from the coding sequence ATGAATACAACGCTTACTTGCAAAAGCCTGTTATTGGCTGGTGAATGTACTAAGGGAGAATCATGTATCAATTCTGCTAAAGCTTTCCTTAAAAATTATTCTTCAGGGAATGCTGCTTTTGTATTTCTGGTAATTCTTTCTTTGCTATTGAGTTTAGGCACCTTTAAGTTATCTGCCCAAAATGCTATTGTAACTGAGAATGCCAAATCCGGAAATCCGAGTTCCGAATGGCAAATAAGCGGGGCGGGGGATATGTCCATACAAGGATTTGCTACAGACATTAGTTACAACAAAGGTACAACAGCACGATTCAAGATAAAAACCAATGCCAGGGCATATACCGTTAAAATTTACCGTCTGGGTTATTATCAAGGCAATGGCGCTAGATTGCAAGGCACAGCTACCGTGACGGCTACCTTACCCCAGACTCAGCCAAGCTGCAGCACTAACTCAAGTACTGGGTTGCTTGACTGTGGTAATTGGGCTACTTCTGCCCAATGGGTTATTCCAAGCAACGCTGTATCGGGGGTTTATATTGCTAAGCTAACCCGAACTGATACACAAGGTTCAAGTCATATTGTGTTTATTGTTCGCGATGATGCAAGTACTTCTAATTTGCTTTTCCAAACTTCTGATGCTACGTGGCAGGCATACAACATTTATGGTGATAACAATAATGGCAGAAGCCTTTACACCGGTACAGGTGGCAAAGCTGTAAAGGTAAGTTATAATAGACCATTCGTTACCCGTAGCGGCGGCGGTGGCGGCGGTGCAGAAGAAGACTGGATATTCAATGCTGAGTACCCCATGATCCGGTGGATTGAGTCAAATGGTTATGATGTAAGTTATACTACAGATGTGGATAGCGACCGCCGGGGAAATCTTATTGCTAATCATAAAGTGTTTATGTCGGTTGGGCATGATGAGTACTGGTCAGGAGCCCAACGGGCTAATGTAACCGCTGCCCGTAACTCCGGAACAAACCTTGCCTTTTTTAGTGGTAATGAGGTATATTGGAAGACGCGTTGGGAAAACAGTATTGATGGCAGTGGTACTTCCCATCGCACTTTGGTCTGCTACAAAGAAGGTACCCAAGGTGAAAATGTTTGCGGGAACAACTGTGATCCTAGTCCAGAATGGACGGGTTTGTGGCGAAGTGGTTGTGAGATTGTAACAGGTAGCCAAATTAATGATGGTTGCCATCCGGAAAATGCTTTAACTGGGCAAATCAGTTGGGCCGAAAATACCGCCGCCCTAACGGTACCAAGTACTTTTAAAACTTTCCGTTTCTGGCGCAATACCAGTGTTGCTTCTTTGGAAAATGGGCAAACGGCTACCTTGACCAATGGCATTATTGGTTACGAGTGGGACTCAGAGCAGGAGGCTTACCGCTCCTCTTATCCAGCAGGCAGAGTGGTGCTTTCACGTACTGTTATAAATAGCCAGGTTCATAATTGTTCTCTCTATCGACACAGCAATGGGGCATTGATATTCGGGGCCGGCACAGTACAATACTCGTGGGGTTTAGACAGCAACCATGATCGGGGTAGTGCAGCGCCTAGTCGGGCCTTGCAGCAGGCAACCGTAAACTTGTTTGCTGATATGGGGGCGCAGCCCGGAAGTTTACAAACTGGTTTAGTAACTGCAACTGCATCAACAGATACTCAGGCTCCGGTCACCACAATTTTATCTCCAGCTGAGGGGGCCAGTTTACCAGCTGGTACAGCCGTAACAATCAGTGGCACGGCGACAGATGCAAATGTAGTAGCGGGAGTGGAAGTATCCACAGATGGCGGCACAACCTGGCGCTTAGCAAACGGGACTACTAACTGGACATTCTCTTGGACGCCTACCCTTCAAGGGCCAACTACAATTAAAAGCCGTGCTTTTGATGATTTAGGAAATATGAGTTCGCCCATTACTAGGAATGTAACTATTATCGGTGGAAGTACTAGTTGCCCATGCACGGTATTCCAGGCGAGTGAGGTACCAACGGGCAGCTTGCAGGTAGACAATCCCGTGACCTTAGGTATGAAGTTTCGTTCTTCGAGCAGTGGTTCAATTACGGGGGTGCGCTTTTATAAACAGAGTGGCAATAATGGTACTCATCGCGGGTTGCTCTACAGCAGCACTGGCACGCTGCTAGCAGAAGCCCCGTTCACAAGTGAGACCGCTACAGGCTGGCAGCAGGTGCCCTTTCCTGCAGCCGTTGCTATTACGGCCAATACCACCTACATTGTGGCTTTCCATAGCAGTGGGGGAACTTATTCGGAGACCAATGACTATTTTACCACGGCTAAGACCAACGGACCGCTCACCGGCTTAGCCAATGGAACGGATGGTCCCAATGGAGTATACGGGTACGGCAGTTCCCCGGCTTTCCCCGGCTCCACTTATCAGGCAACGAATTACTGGGTCGACGTGGTATTTAACAATGGTGCTCCACCTTCTAATCCAGCCCCAACAGTGGCGATTACCTCACCGGCAAATGGGGCTACGTTTACGGCGCCCGCTTCCATTACCATCAATGCCAATGCGGCGGATACGAGTCCGGGCACAGTAAGCAAGGTAGATTTCTATAATGGTACCACCCTGTTGGGCACGGATGTCAGTAGCCCTTATAGCTTTGCTTGGAGCAATGTCGCGGCCGGCACTTACTCGCTCACGGCCCGGGCAACGGATAATGGCGGGACTACCACCACTTCAGCGGCCGTGAGTATAACGGTTAATGGAAGTAACCCGCCCTCAACGTGCCCCTGCACGGTATTCCGGCCTACGGATGTGCCGGGTGGTACTATCCAGAATGATGGGCAGAGCGTGCAGTTGGGCATGAAGTTTCGTTCCTCGGTCAATGGAAATGTAACCGCTGTGCGCTTTTACAAGCAGACAGGCAATACCGGTACCCACATTGGGCAACTCTACAGCAGCACCGGCACACTGCTAGCGCAGGCTACGTTTATTAATGAGACAGCCTCAGGTTGGCAGGAGGTAAATTTCAGCTCACCAGTATCTATTACCGCTAATACCACCTATGTCATTACTTACCACAGTAGTGAGGGCCATTATTCTGTCAATGATTTTGGCTTTACTAGTTCCATTGTCAACGGGCCACTTACTGGCTTACAAAATGGGTTTGATGGCCGCAATGGAGTTTACCTGTATACAGCCACACCAGCCTACCCTACCGAGAACTACGAGGCCAGTAACTATTATGTGGACGCGGTATTTAACACTGTGAGTTCGGCGGCTAGTACCGCCTCCCGCCTAAACATTGCTACCCCAGAAGTAGGAGCACAAGTAAAGTTAACGCAAGCAGAAGGAATGATGGTTTATCCTAACCCGGTTACTCATAAGGCGAAGGTGCAGTTTGTGCTGGTGGAAGGTGGAGCTTACACCCTAGACCTCTACGATGCGCAAGGCAGGCTGGTCAAGGTGCTTAGGCAGGGAAAGGTCAACGCGGGAGAACTGAATATAATAGAAGTAGACGGAGCTAAACTGGCTAAAGGATTGTACCTGGTGCGGCTGCAGACTAACACTGGTGCTCAAACAGCTAAGCTTTTACTAGATCGGTAA
- a CDS encoding helix-turn-helix domain-containing protein, whose product MTEEEQALLKRHYQTSKDGTVRKRSQCLLLSHQGMRIQALSETFGVQRATISRWFNSWETTKALAISCGRGRKKKLSGLDGKLLKEYVTQSSRSLDTGIAQLAQTHGVQISKKTLQRFLKTRAV is encoded by the coding sequence TTGACGGAAGAAGAACAAGCCCTGCTCAAGAGACACTACCAGACGAGTAAAGATGGTACGGTTCGCAAACGGAGTCAATGTTTGTTGTTGTCCCACCAAGGGATGCGTATCCAAGCCTTGTCCGAGACCTTTGGCGTGCAACGGGCGACGATTAGTCGCTGGTTTAACAGCTGGGAAACCACCAAGGCATTAGCCATCAGCTGCGGACGAGGACGCAAAAAGAAACTGTCTGGGTTAGATGGAAAGCTGTTAAAAGAGTATGTCACTCAAAGCAGCCGGTCTTTAGACACAGGGATAGCCCAGTTGGCGCAGACCCACGGGGTGCAGATAAGCAAGAAAACGTTGCAACGCTTTTTAAAAACAAGAGCAGTATAG
- a CDS encoding transposase, with protein sequence MLPRKGKRINVAGFYTKTGKFIYQTQVNSFNHQDLILFFDHFCTSIDKRTIVVLDNAPTHRGKAFQAKRKEWQQQDLYLYFLPPYSPELNAIELLWRQIKYQWLYLKAFLNFDSLSFYLHQVLDNINTKYSIIFD encoded by the coding sequence CTGTTACCGAGGAAAGGCAAACGGATTAATGTCGCGGGTTTCTATACTAAAACAGGTAAATTTATCTACCAAACCCAAGTAAATAGCTTTAACCACCAAGATTTGATTTTGTTCTTTGACCACTTTTGCACCAGCATCGATAAAAGAACCATTGTGGTGCTGGATAATGCGCCCACTCACCGTGGCAAAGCTTTTCAGGCCAAGAGGAAAGAATGGCAGCAGCAAGATTTATACCTCTACTTTCTGCCCCCGTATTCCCCGGAGTTGAATGCAATTGAATTACTCTGGCGACAGATCAAATACCAATGGCTCTATTTGAAGGCCTTCCTTAACTTCGATTCTTTATCTTTTTATCTGCACCAAGTACTCGATAATATCAATACTAAATATTCGATTATTTTTGACTAA
- a CDS encoding T9SS type A sorting domain-containing protein, with translation MFLIYYPSITSGQIKEWDKTLGGSDLDELTSLQRTIDGGYILGGNSYSEISGDKTEAPRGVGDYWIIKVDATGKKQWDKTFGGISSDFLTSLQQTSDGGYILGGNSLSDISGDKTEASKGSNDYWIIKVDATGKKQWDKTFGGISSDFLTSLQQTSDGGYILGGNSLSDISGDKTEASKGSNDYWIIKVDATGKKQWDKTFGGSDWEELSSLQQTTDNGFILGGHSSSPISGSKTEESKGYLDFWLVKLNATGEKQWDKTLGGNSSDLLNSLQQTRDGGYILGGASVSSISGDKSEVSRGLMDFWIIKVDAAGKKQWDKTLGGNNYDELTSLQQTINEGYILGGYSVSNKGGDKTEDNKGDCFFFECPGDYWTVKLDATGHKEWDKTLGGPANDAMSSIQQTSDGSYILGGTSSSGISGDKSEDSRGFSDYWLVKIREEQSTTTQWDMRFGGSGSDNFTTAIKTSDGGYLFGGYSNSDISGDKTQSRQGKNDFWIVKSDKNGKKLWDKRFGGSADDYLNRVIQTKDGGYLLAGSSLSGKDGDKTEKSRGLRDYWLVKVDGNGNLQWDKAFGGSGSDELEKVVQLSTGEYVLGGYSNSPADGEKSQGSQGGNDYWLIKISSTGAKIWDKRYGGSSEEILGSFTQTPEGGFLLAGNSLSGISGDKSQTSRGGSDYWIVRIDKDGNKVWDKTFGGSGEEKAYSVGRSGDSYFMAGTSASGANGDKSQYSQGGQDYWLLKLDHNGNKVWDKRFGGSKDEKLQASTYTDKGLYVLAGSSYSGISGDKTQASHGGSDYWIVKVDENGQVVGDQRFGGNDKDELRTVFQSNDGGFLLGGRSYSGVSGDRTQASQGSSDYWLVKVAPETTSVIAARETIIFKEPVPKTELTLLKAYPNPFKDKLTIHFNLPESQYVKVKLYDIQGRELKTLFQGQVQANQSYHYQLEWHTGNQATGLYLIQLHTFGKSYTTKLLLSR, from the coding sequence TTGTTTTTAATATATTATCCTTCTATAACCTCTGGACAAATTAAAGAATGGGACAAAACATTAGGTGGCAGTGACCTGGATGAACTTACCTCTTTGCAGAGGACCATTGATGGTGGCTATATTCTAGGTGGAAATTCCTATTCTGAAATCAGTGGAGATAAAACTGAAGCTCCAAGGGGAGTAGGAGATTACTGGATTATAAAAGTGGATGCAACTGGTAAAAAGCAATGGGATAAAACTTTTGGGGGAATTAGCAGCGATTTTCTTACTTCTTTGCAGCAGACCAGTGATGGGGGCTATATCCTAGGTGGAAATTCCCTCTCTGATATTAGTGGAGATAAGACAGAAGCTTCCAAAGGAAGTAATGATTACTGGATTATAAAAGTGGATGCAACCGGTAAAAAGCAATGGGATAAAACTTTTGGGGGAATTAGCAGCGATTTTCTTACTTCTTTGCAGCAGACCAGTGATGGGGGCTATATCCTAGGTGGAAATTCCCTCTCTGATATTAGTGGAGATAAGACAGAAGCTTCCAAAGGAAGTAATGATTACTGGATTATAAAAGTGGATGCAACCGGTAAAAAGCAATGGGATAAAACTTTTGGGGGAAGTGACTGGGAGGAACTTTCTTCTCTTCAACAAACTACGGATAATGGTTTTATTTTGGGCGGACATTCCAGTTCACCTATTAGTGGAAGTAAAACAGAAGAATCAAAAGGTTACCTGGACTTCTGGTTGGTAAAACTGAATGCTACTGGCGAAAAACAGTGGGATAAAACTTTAGGGGGGAACAGTAGTGATTTACTTAACTCTCTTCAGCAGACCAGAGATGGTGGCTATATCCTGGGTGGAGCTTCCGTTTCCTCCATTAGTGGAGACAAATCAGAAGTTTCAAGAGGATTGATGGATTTCTGGATAATAAAAGTGGATGCAGCTGGCAAAAAGCAATGGGACAAAACCTTAGGAGGAAATAATTACGATGAGCTTACATCTCTTCAACAAACCATTAATGAGGGTTATATCTTAGGTGGTTACTCTGTTTCTAATAAAGGCGGGGATAAAACTGAAGATAATAAAGGAGATTGTTTTTTCTTCGAGTGTCCTGGTGATTACTGGACGGTGAAGTTAGATGCTACCGGGCATAAAGAGTGGGACAAGACCCTTGGCGGGCCTGCCAACGATGCTATGTCTTCTATTCAGCAAACGAGTGATGGTAGCTATATTTTAGGGGGAACTTCCAGTTCTGGAATCAGCGGCGATAAATCCGAGGATTCTAGAGGTTTCTCAGACTACTGGTTGGTGAAGATAAGAGAAGAACAATCTACTACTACCCAATGGGATATGCGTTTTGGTGGCTCAGGTAGCGACAACTTTACCACAGCTATTAAAACTTCAGACGGAGGCTACTTATTCGGTGGTTACTCTAATTCAGACATAAGTGGTGATAAGACTCAAAGCAGACAAGGCAAAAACGACTTTTGGATTGTAAAAAGTGATAAAAATGGTAAAAAGCTCTGGGATAAACGGTTTGGCGGTAGTGCTGATGATTACCTCAACCGAGTTATTCAAACTAAAGATGGAGGATATTTATTAGCCGGTAGTTCTTTGTCAGGTAAAGACGGAGACAAGACGGAAAAAAGCCGCGGCTTGCGGGATTACTGGTTAGTAAAAGTAGATGGTAACGGTAATCTACAATGGGATAAAGCCTTTGGAGGTAGTGGTTCGGATGAACTGGAGAAAGTCGTGCAACTTAGCACTGGAGAATACGTGTTAGGCGGTTACAGCAACTCGCCGGCCGATGGTGAAAAAAGTCAAGGTAGCCAAGGGGGTAATGATTACTGGTTAATAAAAATCAGCAGCACCGGTGCCAAAATCTGGGATAAGCGTTACGGAGGTTCATCAGAGGAAATACTAGGCAGCTTTACGCAGACTCCGGAAGGGGGCTTTTTATTGGCAGGCAATTCTTTATCTGGAATCAGCGGGGATAAAAGCCAGACTAGCAGAGGTGGAAGTGATTACTGGATAGTACGTATTGATAAGGACGGCAATAAGGTTTGGGATAAAACCTTTGGAGGAAGTGGAGAAGAGAAGGCTTACTCAGTTGGTCGTAGTGGTGATAGCTACTTCATGGCGGGTACGAGTGCATCAGGTGCTAATGGGGACAAAAGCCAATATAGCCAAGGTGGCCAAGACTATTGGTTGCTTAAACTAGATCATAACGGCAACAAAGTGTGGGACAAGCGATTTGGGGGAAGTAAAGACGAAAAGTTACAAGCTAGTACTTACACGGATAAAGGTTTGTATGTACTGGCTGGTTCCTCATACTCGGGAATTAGCGGCGACAAAACGCAAGCTAGCCACGGTGGAAGTGATTATTGGATAGTGAAGGTGGATGAAAATGGACAGGTAGTAGGAGATCAACGGTTCGGAGGCAATGACAAGGACGAATTACGCACTGTGTTTCAAAGCAATGATGGTGGTTTTTTACTCGGTGGCCGTTCTTATTCTGGGGTAAGTGGCGACAGAACGCAGGCTAGCCAAGGCAGTAGTGATTACTGGTTGGTGAAAGTAGCCCCTGAGACTACATCAGTGATAGCGGCGAGAGAAACAATCATATTTAAAGAACCAGTGCCCAAAACAGAACTAACCCTATTGAAAGCGTATCCAAATCCTTTTAAAGATAAGTTAACTATCCATTTCAATTTGCCTGAATCACAATATGTAAAAGTAAAATTGTATGATATACAGGGAAGAGAATTAAAGACTTTGTTTCAAGGCCAAGTTCAAGCGAACCAATCCTATCACTATCAACTCGAATGGCACACAGGAAACCAAGCAACAGGGCTATATCTGATACAATTGCATACTTTTGGTAAGAGCTACACCACTAAGCTCTTGCTTTCTCGCTGA
- a CDS encoding transposase, which translates to MAVLSEDKINRWIVPYLSQGKRGSKLQVAPAAIISGILYRLKTGCQWRELPLKEIFTGPTISWQGVYHHFRKWVNDGSFKNVWLGLLKSQRCLLDLSGVQLDGSQTICKQGGECIGYQNRKAANSCNSLFLADNKGQMLACSLPVSGAHHDLYEIEVVFKELCNLLKEAGIETKGLFLNADAGFDSQAFRSICSEMKIEANIATNPRNGQITDEYIYFDEQLFKQRNAIERANAWMDSFKALLIRFETKALHWFVLILIAFSVLFIRKIPNKPKL; encoded by the coding sequence ATGGCAGTATTAAGCGAAGATAAAATAAATCGGTGGATAGTTCCATATTTGAGCCAAGGAAAGAGAGGCAGTAAATTACAAGTAGCACCAGCAGCCATTATTTCAGGTATTTTATATCGGTTGAAAACAGGCTGTCAATGGCGAGAGTTACCCCTAAAAGAAATATTTACTGGCCCAACCATTAGCTGGCAAGGCGTGTATCATCATTTTCGAAAGTGGGTAAATGATGGGAGTTTTAAGAATGTATGGCTTGGCCTACTAAAAAGCCAGCGTTGCTTACTAGATTTATCAGGTGTTCAGTTAGATGGTAGTCAGACTATCTGTAAGCAGGGAGGGGAATGCATTGGTTATCAAAACAGGAAAGCGGCCAATAGTTGCAATAGCCTGTTTTTAGCTGATAACAAAGGGCAGATGCTGGCTTGTAGTTTACCAGTATCAGGAGCCCACCATGACTTGTATGAGATTGAAGTAGTATTTAAAGAATTATGTAATTTATTGAAAGAAGCAGGTATTGAAACTAAAGGTTTATTCTTAAATGCCGATGCCGGATTTGATTCCCAAGCTTTTAGAAGTATATGTTCAGAAATGAAAATAGAAGCTAATATTGCCACTAATCCCAGGAATGGCCAAATCACGGATGAATATATTTATTTTGATGAACAACTCTTTAAGCAGAGAAATGCCATTGAAAGAGCTAACGCCTGGATGGACAGCTTCAAAGCTTTGCTCATTCGATTCGAAACCAAAGCACTACACTGGTTCGTGCTTATTTTAATTGCTTTCTCCGTCTTATTTATTCGTAAAATCCCTAATAAACCAAAACTCTAA